The following are encoded together in the Bacillus cereus group sp. RP43 genome:
- a CDS encoding DNA translocase FtsK, translating to MLDWMKKLFNKEEEKTAMNKEVSEQIASQPKIPRVNHYTEAREAQMASRNAGKCRFPLIPDNGFDEEDVRELPNFEEQPIQRGAYEEQPTQRGIKVERGRRPYVETEAPTYEEPELQYELEPEPVVKKAFVPSQENNRRPFRPTEMISPIYGYNRPSVETKVVQEEEKEREDLEISVEGKAVVDAWLEKKGYTLSDFSGVLQGSSSVKNGVNERSNKVEEKSVVDTWLEKNGYEVERQAPSLEESLSDDLLHKTVGQHVEEEATIVQALKQEQDVVKLSSTEDNEETLQEESIDSKVEHVYSILTEENECNTEIEETVAEVAANQVEEESLEDVVIVKADEKLEETIAIEIPDAFEEESKEEAGAVELEESEEAEEVAELEESEEAEEVAELEEAKEAGAVELEESEEAEEVAELEESEEAEEVAELEEAKEAGAVELEESEEAEEVAELEESEEAEEVAELEESEEAEEVAELEESEEAEEVAELEEAEEAEVVELEEAKEAEEVAELEEFEEAEVVELEEAKEAEEVAELEEFEEAEEVAELEEAKEAEEVAELEEFEEAEEVAELEEAEEAEVVELEEVKEAEVVELEESEEVEEVAEIEESEEVAEVVELEESKGIESVTEFALEETPQEELIEETMNTESLENIADAEQPVISQQETIEFMEESEVFVQVSEADEQVKKDVQSFANVLIEETEEKKQVVEEQPAVQKEEPKREKKRHVPFNVVMLKQDRKKLMERHAVRTNVTQSTVGERVTEKPMQQVVVEARVEEKPMQQVVVEAQVEEKPMQQVVVEAQVEEKPMQQVVVEAQMEEKPMQQVVVEAQMEEKPMQQVVVEAQVEEKPMQQVVVEAQVEEKPMQQVVVEAQMEERPMQQVVVEAQAEEKPMQQVVVEAQAEEKPMQQVVVAEQVQEKAYVVNQKENDMRNVLQTPPKYELPSLTLLSIPQQAALDNTEWLEEQEELLNTTFNNFHVGAHVINVSQGPAVTRFEVQPDPGVKVNKITNLSDDIKLSLAAKDIRIEAPIPGKSAIGIEVPNKESKPVFLREILRSPVFTKSESPLTVALGLDISGDPIVTDIRKMPHGLIAGATGSGKSVCINAILTSILYKAKPHEVKLILIDPKMVELAPYNAVPHLVAPVITDVKAATAALKWAVEEMERRYELFAHAGARDLTRYNTIVSGREIPGETLPYIVIVIDELADLMMVAPGDVEEAICRIAQKARACGIHLLVATQRPSVDVITGLIKSNIPTRIAFTVSSQVDSRTIIDIGGAEKLLGRGDMLFLGNGTSKPVRVQGVYVSDDEIERTVDHVKKQMKPNYLFKQEDLLAKSEQSESEDELFFDACQFVVEQGGASTSSVQRKFRIGYNRAARLIEEMESQGIISEGRGTKPRDVLISEDEFAAMQETNV from the coding sequence ATGTTAGATTGGATGAAAAAGCTGTTTAACAAAGAGGAAGAAAAAACAGCGATGAATAAAGAAGTATCGGAACAAATTGCAAGTCAGCCGAAAATTCCTCGTGTAAACCACTACACTGAAGCAAGAGAAGCACAAATGGCAAGTCGGAATGCAGGGAAATGTCGTTTTCCATTAATACCAGATAATGGCTTCGATGAAGAGGATGTAAGAGAACTGCCTAACTTTGAAGAACAACCTATTCAAAGAGGAGCATATGAAGAACAGCCTACTCAAAGAGGAATAAAAGTGGAAAGAGGCAGACGACCGTATGTGGAAACAGAAGCACCTACATATGAGGAACCAGAATTGCAATATGAACTGGAACCAGAGCCTGTCGTAAAAAAAGCATTCGTACCGTCGCAAGAAAATAACCGTAGACCATTTCGTCCAACAGAAATGATTTCTCCGATTTATGGATATAACCGTCCTTCAGTAGAAACGAAGGTTGTGCAGGAGGAAGAAAAGGAAAGAGAAGATCTTGAAATATCTGTTGAAGGAAAAGCTGTTGTTGACGCATGGTTAGAGAAAAAGGGATATACATTATCTGACTTTTCGGGAGTTCTACAAGGAAGCTCATCTGTTAAGAACGGAGTGAACGAACGAAGTAATAAAGTAGAAGAAAAATCGGTTGTGGATACATGGTTAGAGAAAAACGGTTACGAAGTTGAACGTCAAGCCCCTTCATTAGAAGAAAGCCTAAGTGATGATTTGCTTCATAAAACAGTAGGACAGCATGTGGAAGAAGAGGCTACAATTGTACAAGCCTTGAAGCAGGAGCAAGATGTAGTGAAGTTATCATCTACAGAAGATAATGAAGAAACTTTACAAGAAGAGTCAATAGATTCTAAAGTAGAGCATGTGTATTCGATACTAACAGAAGAAAATGAATGTAATACAGAAATAGAAGAAACTGTTGCTGAAGTTGCAGCAAATCAAGTCGAAGAAGAATCCTTAGAAGATGTAGTGATTGTAAAAGCAGATGAAAAGCTTGAGGAAACAATTGCTATAGAAATACCAGATGCTTTTGAAGAAGAATCTAAGGAAGAAGCAGGAGCTGTGGAATTAGAAGAATCTGAGGAAGCAGAAGAAGTTGCGGAGTTAGAAGAATCTGAGGAAGCAGAAGAAGTTGCGGAGCTAGAAGAAGCTAAGGAAGCTGGAGCTGTGGAATTAGAAGAATCTGAGGAAGCAGAAGAAGTTGCGGAGTTAGAAGAATCTGAGGAAGCAGAAGAAGTTGCGGAGCTAGAAGAAGCTAAGGAAGCTGGAGCTGTGGAATTAGAAGAATCTGAGGAAGCAGAAGAAGTTGCGGAGCTAGAAGAATCTGAGGAAGCAGAAGAAGTTGCGGAGCTAGAAGAATCTGAGGAAGCAGAAGAAGTTGCGGAGCTAGAAGAATCTGAGGAAGCAGAAGAAGTTGCGGAGCTAGAAGAAGCTGAGGAAGCAGAAGTTGTGGAATTAGAAGAAGCTAAGGAAGCAGAAGAAGTTGCGGAGTTAGAAGAATTTGAGGAAGCAGAAGTTGTGGAATTAGAAGAAGCTAAGGAAGCAGAAGAAGTTGCGGAGTTAGAAGAATTTGAGGAAGCAGAAGAAGTTGCGGAGTTAGAAGAAGCTAAGGAAGCAGAAGAAGTTGCGGAGTTAGAAGAATTTGAGGAAGCAGAAGAAGTTGCGGAGTTAGAAGAAGCTGAGGAAGCAGAAGTTGTGGAATTAGAAGAAGTTAAGGAAGCAGAAGTTGTGGAATTAGAAGAATCTGAGGAAGTAGAAGAAGTTGCGGAGATAGAAGAATCTGAGGAAGTAGCAGAGGTTGTGGAGTTAGAGGAATCTAAGGGAATAGAATCAGTTACGGAATTCGCATTAGAGGAAACACCGCAAGAAGAATTAATTGAAGAAACGATGAATACAGAGTCGTTAGAAAATATAGCAGATGCAGAGCAACCAGTGATTTCTCAGCAAGAAACAATTGAGTTCATGGAAGAAAGTGAAGTATTCGTACAAGTTTCAGAAGCAGATGAGCAAGTGAAGAAAGATGTTCAAAGCTTTGCGAATGTTTTAATTGAAGAAACTGAAGAAAAGAAACAAGTTGTTGAGGAACAGCCTGCTGTACAAAAAGAAGAGCCGAAACGTGAGAAAAAGCGTCATGTTCCATTTAACGTTGTCATGTTAAAACAAGACAGAAAGAAGTTAATGGAAAGACATGCGGTAAGAACGAACGTAACGCAATCTACTGTCGGTGAACGAGTAACGGAAAAACCAATGCAGCAAGTGGTAGTGGAAGCCCGAGTGGAAGAAAAACCGATGCAGCAAGTGGTAGTAGAAGCCCAAGTGGAAGAAAAACCAATGCAGCAAGTGGTAGTAGAAGCCCAAGTGGAAGAAAAACCAATGCAGCAAGTGGTAGTAGAAGCCCAAATGGAAGAAAAGCCAATGCAGCAAGTGGTAGTGGAAGCCCAAATGGAAGAAAAACCGATGCAGCAAGTGGTAGTGGAAGCCCAAGTGGAAGAAAAACCGATGCAGCAAGTGGTAGTGGAAGCCCAAGTGGAAGAAAAACCGATGCAGCAAGTGGTAGTGGAAGCCCAAATGGAAGAAAGACCGATGCAGCAAGTGGTAGTAGAAGCCCAAGCGGAAGAAAAACCAATGCAGCAAGTGGTAGTAGAAGCCCAAGCGGAAGAAAAACCAATGCAGCAAGTAGTGGTGGCTGAACAAGTACAAGAGAAAGCATATGTTGTAAATCAAAAAGAGAACGATATGCGCAACGTACTACAAACGCCACCGAAGTATGAACTTCCGTCATTAACGTTGTTGTCAATTCCGCAGCAGGCAGCATTAGATAATACGGAGTGGCTAGAAGAACAGGAAGAATTATTAAATACGACATTTAATAATTTCCATGTTGGAGCACATGTTATTAATGTGTCACAAGGGCCGGCGGTAACTCGTTTTGAGGTACAACCAGACCCAGGTGTGAAAGTAAATAAAATTACAAATTTAAGTGATGATATTAAGTTAAGTTTAGCTGCGAAAGATATTCGAATTGAAGCACCAATTCCAGGGAAGAGTGCAATTGGAATTGAAGTTCCAAACAAGGAAAGTAAGCCAGTATTCCTTCGTGAAATTTTAAGAAGTCCTGTATTTACAAAGAGTGAATCACCGCTTACAGTTGCGCTGGGGCTTGATATTTCAGGTGATCCAATTGTAACGGATATTCGAAAAATGCCACATGGACTTATTGCGGGTGCAACTGGTTCAGGGAAAAGTGTGTGCATTAACGCGATTTTAACGAGCATTTTATATAAAGCGAAGCCGCATGAAGTGAAGTTGATACTAATTGATCCGAAGATGGTTGAGCTTGCACCATACAATGCTGTTCCGCATCTTGTAGCACCTGTTATTACTGACGTAAAAGCAGCTACAGCTGCGTTAAAGTGGGCGGTTGAAGAGATGGAACGTCGTTATGAATTGTTTGCTCATGCTGGTGCTCGTGATTTAACTCGTTACAATACGATTGTAAGTGGGAGAGAAATCCCAGGTGAGACATTACCTTATATTGTAATTGTCATTGACGAGTTAGCGGACTTAATGATGGTTGCTCCTGGTGATGTTGAGGAAGCGATTTGTCGTATTGCACAAAAAGCTCGTGCTTGTGGTATTCACTTATTAGTTGCGACGCAGCGTCCATCTGTCGACGTTATTACAGGTTTAATTAAATCAAACATTCCAACGCGTATTGCGTTTACGGTATCATCTCAAGTGGATTCGCGTACGATTATCGATATTGGGGGCGCGGAGAAATTACTTGGCCGTGGTGATATGCTATTTTTAGGAAACGGCACGTCTAAACCAGTTCGTGTACAAGGTGTATACGTATCAGATGATGAGATTGAAAGAACAGTTGATCATGTGAAAAAGCAAATGAAGCCAAATTACTTATTTAAGCAAGAGGATTTATTAGCAAAATCAGAGCAGAGTGAGTCTGAAGATGAACTATTTTTTGATGCATGTCAATTTGTTGTAGAGCAAGGGGGAGCGTCCACATCTTCTGTACAGAGAAAATTCCGCATTGGTTATAATCGCGCGGCACGTCTAATTGAAGAGATGGAATCGCAAGGGATTATTTCTGAAGGAAGAGGAACGAAACCGAGAGATGTCCTTATTTCTGAGGATGAATTCGCCGCTATGCAGGAAACAAATGTATAG
- a CDS encoding nicotinate phosphoribosyltransferase — protein sequence MKEIELKLKGEINRLTNKTFKFDERVGEGWFSAVYFLKTREIIEEFRPKSVVTMQFFQKEHAVLCGADEVIALLQTFAKNPEELEIHSLKDGDNISPFETVLTIHGPYEYFGFLEGVIDGILARRTSVATNVYNVVQAARSVDKEKPVIFMGDRDDHYTQQAGDGYAAYIGGMSAQATHAMNEWWGRSGMGTMPHALIQMFNGDVVEAAKAYHKKFPEDELVVLIDYNNDVITDALRVAREFGSTLKGVRVDTSRTMIDQYFIRHPEVLGTFDPRGVNPSLIFALRKALDDEGFQHVDIVVTGGFDEKRIREFEAQNVPVDIYGVGSSLLKMNIGFTGDNVELNGKPEAKAGRKYRPNPRLERVQLETKEDM from the coding sequence ATGAAAGAAATTGAATTAAAATTAAAAGGTGAAATAAATCGACTAACAAATAAAACATTTAAATTTGATGAACGTGTTGGAGAAGGCTGGTTCTCTGCCGTTTACTTTTTAAAAACTAGAGAAATCATTGAAGAATTTCGCCCGAAAAGTGTTGTAACAATGCAGTTTTTCCAAAAAGAACATGCAGTTCTTTGCGGAGCAGATGAGGTAATCGCATTGCTACAAACATTCGCCAAAAATCCTGAGGAATTAGAAATTCATTCTTTAAAGGATGGCGATAATATTAGTCCGTTTGAAACAGTTTTAACAATTCATGGTCCTTATGAATACTTTGGCTTTTTAGAAGGTGTAATTGATGGGATTTTAGCTCGTCGTACATCAGTTGCGACAAACGTATATAACGTTGTCCAAGCTGCACGTAGTGTAGATAAAGAAAAACCGGTTATTTTTATGGGAGATCGTGACGATCATTATACTCAACAAGCTGGTGACGGTTATGCGGCATACATCGGAGGTATGAGCGCACAAGCGACGCATGCAATGAATGAATGGTGGGGCAGAAGTGGTATGGGGACGATGCCTCACGCTTTAATTCAAATGTTTAATGGTGATGTTGTTGAAGCAGCAAAGGCATATCATAAAAAATTCCCAGAAGATGAATTAGTCGTACTAATTGATTACAACAATGATGTCATTACAGATGCACTTCGTGTAGCGCGTGAATTTGGATCAACATTAAAAGGTGTACGTGTAGATACGTCTCGTACAATGATTGATCAATACTTCATTCGTCACCCAGAAGTACTTGGAACATTCGATCCGCGTGGTGTAAATCCATCACTTATATTTGCACTTCGTAAGGCTCTTGATGATGAAGGGTTCCAACATGTAGATATCGTTGTAACTGGTGGATTTGATGAGAAGCGTATTCGTGAATTTGAAGCTCAAAATGTTCCTGTCGATATATACGGAGTAGGAAGTAGCTTATTAAAAATGAATATTGGTTTTACTGGTGATAACGTAGAATTAAATGGAAAACCAGAAGCGAAAGCTGGTCGTAAATACCGTCCAAATCCACGTCTAGAGCGTGTTCAATTGGAAACAAAAGAAGATATGTAA
- the murC gene encoding UDP-N-acetylmuramate--L-alanine ligase, which translates to MTVYHFVGIKGTGMSSLAQMLHDMKHTVQGSDYEKRFFTQTALEKRGISILPFDKNNIKEGQVIIAGNAFPDTHEEIVAAKELNIPVHRYHHFLGDLMNQYTSVAVTGAHGKTSTTGLLAHVMQGAHPTSYLIGDGTGHGVENSKYFVFEACEYRRHFLSYYPDYAIMTNIDFDHPDYFADINDVFNAFQEMALQVKKGIIACGDDEELQKIQAKVPVIFYGFGEDNDFQARNIQKRTDGTIFDVFVRNTYYDTFKITGYGDHSVLNALAVIALCHYEDVDVEAVKHQLTTFEGVKRRFNEKPMGEQVIIDDYAHHPTEINATIEAARQKHPEREVVAVFQPHTFSRTEKFLDEFAESLSKADQVYLCDIFGSARENKGELTIEDLQKRIDGAELITDTTTEVLKKHKNGVLIFMGAGDIQKFEAAYVKEVQVAEK; encoded by the coding sequence ATGACAGTTTACCATTTTGTAGGAATTAAAGGAACAGGAATGAGTTCATTAGCACAAATGCTTCATGACATGAAGCATACTGTTCAAGGGTCTGATTATGAAAAGCGTTTCTTTACACAAACAGCATTGGAAAAGCGTGGTATTTCCATCCTTCCTTTTGATAAAAATAATATTAAAGAAGGACAAGTGATTATCGCGGGAAACGCATTTCCTGATACACATGAAGAAATCGTAGCAGCAAAAGAATTAAATATCCCAGTACATCGTTATCATCACTTCTTAGGTGACCTTATGAATCAGTACACAAGTGTTGCAGTAACTGGTGCACATGGAAAAACATCAACTACAGGTTTGTTAGCCCATGTAATGCAAGGTGCACACCCGACATCTTACCTTATTGGAGATGGAACTGGGCATGGGGTAGAAAATAGTAAGTATTTTGTATTTGAAGCTTGTGAGTATCGTCGTCATTTCTTGTCTTACTATCCAGACTATGCAATCATGACAAATATCGATTTCGATCATCCGGATTATTTTGCAGACATCAATGATGTATTTAATGCATTCCAAGAGATGGCATTGCAAGTGAAAAAAGGTATTATTGCATGTGGTGATGATGAAGAACTTCAAAAAATTCAAGCGAAAGTACCTGTTATTTTCTATGGATTTGGAGAAGATAATGATTTCCAAGCACGTAACATTCAAAAGAGAACTGATGGTACTATATTCGATGTATTCGTTCGTAATACGTATTATGACACGTTCAAAATTACAGGATACGGCGATCACAGCGTATTAAATGCATTAGCAGTTATCGCGCTTTGCCATTACGAAGACGTTGATGTAGAAGCGGTTAAACATCAACTAACAACATTTGAAGGTGTTAAACGTCGCTTTAATGAAAAACCGATGGGAGAGCAAGTTATCATTGATGACTATGCACACCATCCGACAGAAATTAATGCAACGATTGAAGCAGCTCGTCAAAAACATCCAGAGCGTGAAGTTGTCGCTGTATTCCAGCCACATACATTCTCACGTACAGAAAAGTTCTTAGATGAGTTCGCAGAAAGCCTAAGTAAAGCTGACCAAGTATACTTATGTGATATTTTCGGATCAGCACGTGAAAACAAAGGTGAATTAACAATTGAAGATCTGCAAAAGCGTATTGATGGCGCAGAACTGATTACAGATACAACAACAGAGGTATTAAAGAAACATAAAAACGGCGTTCTTATTTTCATGGGCGCAGGTGACATCCAAAAATTCGAAGCAGCTTACGTAAAAGAAGTTCAAGTTGCAGAGAAGTAA
- a CDS encoding GNAT family protein, with amino-acid sequence MFTLRVDDEIELQLLEKHYKEGLYELIDQNRNHLRRWLPWVDGTKSADAYDEIFPMWLKKFAEGDGFESGIRYKGKLVGMVGIHPVSWGKKATSLGYYLAEDAGGKGIMTRSVKTVLHYAFDNLKLNKVEIRCGVENAKSRAIPERLGFKLDGILRDEEWIYDHFQDIAVYSLLASEWKKIR; translated from the coding sequence ATGTTCACACTTCGAGTAGATGACGAAATCGAACTACAACTATTAGAAAAACATTATAAAGAGGGACTATATGAATTAATAGATCAAAATCGTAATCATTTAAGAAGATGGCTTCCGTGGGTAGATGGGACGAAATCTGCTGATGCTTATGATGAGATTTTTCCGATGTGGTTAAAGAAATTTGCAGAGGGAGACGGTTTTGAAAGTGGTATACGCTACAAAGGGAAGCTCGTTGGGATGGTGGGCATTCACCCAGTAAGCTGGGGCAAGAAAGCGACGAGCCTTGGATATTATCTTGCAGAAGATGCTGGCGGAAAAGGTATTATGACGCGAAGTGTGAAGACTGTGCTTCACTATGCATTTGATAATTTAAAGCTGAATAAAGTTGAAATTCGTTGCGGTGTTGAAAATGCGAAAAGCCGTGCAATTCCAGAACGTTTAGGTTTTAAATTAGATGGTATTTTAAGAGATGAAGAATGGATATATGATCATTTCCAAGATATCGCTGTGTATAGTTTACTAGCTTCAGAATGGAAGAAGATTCGATGA
- a CDS encoding GNAT family N-acetyltransferase, with protein sequence MNEKICIIPYESMFQEEVVDLIVHIQQKEYNVLITKEEQPDLLEIETFYQRDSGNFWVAIYDGKVVGTIALLDIGKHQVALRKMFVKKEFRGKGWGASSMLLQTAISWAKEKNLEDIYLGTTVKFLAAHRFYEKNGFQSVSIEELPKSFPVLEVDKKFYRYTV encoded by the coding sequence ATGAACGAGAAGATTTGTATTATTCCGTATGAAAGTATGTTTCAAGAGGAAGTAGTAGATCTTATCGTTCATATTCAGCAAAAAGAGTACAATGTCCTTATTACGAAAGAAGAGCAGCCGGACTTACTAGAAATAGAAACGTTCTATCAAAGAGACAGCGGAAACTTTTGGGTAGCAATTTATGATGGTAAAGTAGTTGGAACGATAGCTTTATTAGATATTGGGAAGCATCAAGTAGCGCTAAGAAAAATGTTCGTGAAGAAAGAGTTCCGCGGAAAAGGATGGGGCGCATCAAGTATGCTACTTCAAACAGCAATTTCTTGGGCGAAGGAAAAGAATTTGGAAGATATTTATTTAGGAACAACAGTAAAATTTCTAGCGGCGCATCGCTTTTATGAGAAGAATGGTTTCCAAAGTGTGAGTATAGAAGAGTTGCCAAAAAGTTTTCCGGTGCTAGAGGTAGATAAGAAATTTTATAGGTATACTGTTTAA
- a CDS encoding PH domain-containing protein produces the protein MNFPIQRSKLGIIFISITLAFMVIYPIVMFFTRKGDWASALIGMGLCFIVNVPLVWEMFIKKHKVENGVLKYGVLNEDVVLKDIIIIRQVGKSLEITTNAYKVHMIGMPQDMNEFLVLIEKENPYVKIEMVGKK, from the coding sequence ATGAACTTTCCAATTCAGAGAAGTAAGTTAGGAATAATTTTCATTAGTATAACGTTAGCTTTTATGGTGATATATCCAATAGTTATGTTCTTTACAAGAAAAGGGGATTGGGCTTCAGCTCTAATTGGGATGGGATTATGTTTTATTGTAAATGTCCCTCTCGTTTGGGAAATGTTTATTAAAAAACATAAAGTAGAAAATGGTGTGCTAAAATACGGCGTTTTAAATGAAGATGTTGTATTGAAAGATATTATAATTATTCGCCAAGTTGGGAAGTCTCTTGAAATTACGACGAATGCATATAAGGTACATATGATTGGGATGCCGCAAGATATGAATGAATTCTTGGTGCTTATTGAGAAAGAAAATCCATATGTGAAAATAGAAATGGTAGGTAAGAAATGA
- a CDS encoding aminopeptidase, protein MKDPRIEKLAYNLINYSIRLQKGEKVLIENFGLQKELVTALVKEAYAAGGFPFVSLKDHQVDRSLLMGATEEHFEQIAVYEASVMKDMDAYIGLRSGDNINEQADVPSERMKVHGQTVGKKVHRDIRVPKTRWVVLRYPNASMAQLAKMSTEAFEDFYFEVCNLDYGKMDKAMDSLVTLMNKTDKVRLTGPGTDLTFSIKDIPAIKCSGHLNIPDGEVYSAPVRDSVNGTVSYNTPSPYNGYTFENVQLKFENGQIVDATANDSERINKIFDTDEGARYVGEFAIGVNPYILHPMGDILFDEKIDGSFHFTPGQAYDDAWNGNNSNIHWDLVCIQRPEYGGGEIYFDDVLIRKDGRFVVTELEALNPENLK, encoded by the coding sequence ATGAAAGATCCACGTATTGAAAAGTTAGCATACAATTTAATTAACTACTCTATCCGCTTACAAAAAGGTGAGAAAGTATTAATTGAAAACTTTGGCTTACAAAAAGAACTTGTAACAGCACTTGTAAAAGAAGCATATGCAGCTGGTGGTTTCCCATTCGTTTCTTTAAAAGATCATCAAGTAGATCGCTCTTTATTAATGGGTGCTACTGAAGAACATTTCGAACAAATCGCTGTATATGAAGCTAGTGTAATGAAAGATATGGATGCTTACATTGGCCTTCGCTCTGGTGATAACATTAACGAACAAGCTGACGTTCCAAGTGAACGTATGAAAGTTCACGGCCAAACAGTTGGTAAAAAGGTTCATAGAGACATCCGTGTTCCGAAAACACGCTGGGTTGTTCTTCGCTACCCAAATGCTTCTATGGCACAGCTTGCTAAAATGAGCACAGAAGCTTTCGAAGACTTCTACTTCGAGGTATGTAACTTAGATTACGGTAAAATGGATAAGGCAATGGATAGCCTTGTTACATTAATGAATAAAACAGATAAGGTTCGCTTAACTGGCCCTGGAACTGACTTAACATTCTCTATTAAAGACATTCCAGCTATTAAATGCTCAGGTCATTTAAACATTCCAGATGGTGAAGTATATTCTGCACCAGTTCGCGATTCTGTTAACGGTACAGTTTCTTATAACACACCATCACCTTACAACGGCTATACATTTGAAAATGTACAACTTAAATTTGAGAATGGCCAAATCGTTGACGCAACTGCAAACGATTCAGAACGCATTAACAAAATCTTCGATACAGACGAAGGCGCACGCTACGTTGGTGAGTTCGCAATCGGCGTAAACCCATACATCTTACATCCAATGGGAGACATTCTATTCGATGAAAAAATCGATGGCAGCTTCCACTTCACACCTGGACAAGCTTATGATGATGCATGGAACGGCAACAACTCGAACATTCACTGGGATTTAGTATGCATTCAGCGCCCTGAATACGGCGGCGGCGAAATTTACTTCGACGACGTACTAATCCGTAAAGACGGACGCTTCGTTGTAACTGAACTAGAAGCTTTAAACCCAGAGAACTTAAAATAA
- a CDS encoding DUF948 domain-containing protein has product MQVLLYVSAAIIAVAFAVLVVYVCRTLLSVQKTLENVASTLEGLEKQMQGISVETEQLLHKTNALADDIQQKSQSLNKVVEGVDGIGTTIHSLNTKLRNVSESVTDEIENNADKVAQVVQWSSAAIEVYNHYRTTRQEKKIEKEERKLEKAEQKAEKREKRSRLRMRGE; this is encoded by the coding sequence ATGCAAGTTCTTTTATATGTAAGTGCGGCCATTATTGCAGTTGCTTTCGCTGTATTAGTAGTGTATGTATGCAGAACGTTGTTATCGGTTCAGAAGACGTTAGAAAATGTTGCAAGTACGTTAGAAGGTTTAGAAAAGCAAATGCAAGGAATAAGCGTAGAGACGGAGCAATTATTACATAAGACAAATGCGTTAGCTGATGATATTCAACAGAAGTCACAGTCGCTAAATAAAGTAGTAGAAGGTGTAGATGGAATCGGAACGACGATCCACTCTTTAAATACGAAGCTTCGCAACGTTTCAGAGTCTGTTACAGATGAAATTGAAAATAATGCAGATAAAGTGGCACAAGTTGTACAGTGGAGCAGCGCAGCAATTGAAGTATATAATCATTACCGTACTACGAGACAAGAGAAAAAGATTGAAAAAGAAGAGCGTAAACTTGAGAAAGCTGAGCAGAAGGCTGAAAAGAGAGAGAAGCGCTCTAGACTTCGCATGAGAGGTGAGTAA
- the ytxJ gene encoding bacillithiol system redox-active protein YtxJ, whose protein sequence is MSMMKIETIEELEALVEKNEPYVLFKHSTTCPISHGAYTEFQAYCGEEREVPAYYLYVQDARDVSNHVADQYSIKHESPQVLYIKDGMVVWHTSHWNIKKEALEENVK, encoded by the coding sequence ATGAGTATGATGAAGATTGAAACAATTGAAGAACTTGAAGCTTTAGTAGAAAAGAACGAGCCTTACGTTCTTTTTAAACATAGTACGACATGCCCAATTAGTCACGGTGCATATACAGAGTTTCAAGCGTATTGCGGTGAAGAAAGAGAAGTACCAGCATATTACTTATACGTACAAGATGCGAGAGATGTTTCGAACCATGTTGCAGATCAGTACAGCATTAAGCATGAATCTCCGCAAGTGTTATACATAAAAGATGGAATGGTAGTATGGCATACATCGCACTGGAATATTAAAAAAGAAGCTTTAGAAGAGAATGTAAAATAG